A window of the Halobacterium hubeiense genome harbors these coding sequences:
- a CDS encoding TraB/GumN family protein codes for MSEESAATREGSVRVVGTAHVSADSVEEVERVVEEENPDTVAVELDEGRYRQMQGDAPEDLDASDLLKGSMAFQFLAYWLLSYVQQRLGDKFGIEPGADMKAGIDAAERIGADVALVDRDIQVTIQRFWARMTAVEKLRLVGELALGVTDSRTLGMGVGAFVGFLLGVVAEFVAGPFLLPPPPATIGVVETALVVLSGLAEAVLFAGAGALVFGAVFVVLFARAAPEEDVEEFTMDDLTDADVVSAMMEEFRRFSPAGAEALIDERDAYIAHNLVALRSQGKHVVAVLGAGHREGVERYLDHPEELPPMESLTGTRKKRVSVARVFGLLITVGFLAFFGLLVMAGVGNTVLLQVFGAWFLFNGIISLGAAKLAGAHWTSAGVGGAVAWLTSINPLLAPGWFAGYVELRYLSVRVADIGTLNELMDDQETPIRDLLQQMIDVPLFRLIAVVAMTNIGSIVASVLFPFVVLPLIGGPFDSLGAVSDAMVRGAQNSADAIWRLVQ; via the coding sequence ATGAGCGAGGAATCCGCGGCGACCCGGGAGGGCTCCGTTCGGGTCGTCGGGACCGCCCACGTCTCCGCGGACAGCGTCGAGGAGGTCGAGCGGGTCGTCGAGGAGGAGAACCCGGACACGGTCGCCGTCGAACTCGACGAGGGACGCTACCGGCAGATGCAGGGCGACGCGCCCGAGGACCTCGACGCCAGCGACCTCCTGAAGGGGAGCATGGCGTTCCAGTTCCTGGCGTACTGGCTGCTGTCGTACGTCCAGCAGCGCCTCGGCGACAAGTTCGGCATCGAGCCGGGCGCGGACATGAAGGCGGGCATCGACGCCGCCGAGCGCATCGGCGCGGACGTCGCGCTCGTCGACCGCGACATCCAGGTGACGATTCAGCGCTTCTGGGCGCGCATGACCGCCGTCGAGAAGCTCCGGCTGGTCGGCGAACTCGCGTTGGGGGTCACGGACAGCCGCACGCTCGGGATGGGCGTCGGCGCGTTCGTCGGCTTCCTCCTCGGCGTCGTCGCGGAGTTCGTCGCCGGGCCGTTCCTGCTGCCGCCGCCGCCCGCGACGATTGGCGTCGTGGAGACGGCACTGGTCGTGCTCTCGGGGCTTGCGGAGGCCGTGCTGTTCGCGGGCGCCGGCGCGCTCGTGTTCGGCGCGGTGTTCGTCGTGCTGTTCGCGCGCGCCGCCCCCGAGGAGGACGTCGAGGAGTTCACGATGGACGATTTGACGGACGCGGACGTGGTGTCGGCGATGATGGAGGAGTTCCGGCGGTTCAGCCCCGCGGGCGCGGAAGCGCTCATCGACGAGCGCGACGCCTACATCGCGCACAACCTCGTCGCGTTGCGTTCGCAGGGCAAACACGTCGTCGCGGTGCTGGGCGCGGGCCACCGCGAGGGCGTCGAACGCTACCTCGACCACCCCGAGGAACTGCCGCCGATGGAGTCGCTGACCGGCACCCGCAAGAAGCGGGTCTCGGTCGCACGCGTTTTCGGCCTGCTGATTACGGTCGGCTTCCTCGCGTTCTTCGGCCTGCTGGTGATGGCGGGGGTGGGAAACACCGTCCTCCTGCAGGTGTTCGGCGCGTGGTTTCTGTTCAACGGGATAATCTCGCTGGGCGCGGCGAAGCTCGCGGGCGCGCACTGGACGAGCGCGGGCGTCGGCGGCGCAGTCGCGTGGCTCACGAGCATCAACCCGCTGCTCGCGCCCGGCTGGTTCGCGGGCTACGTCGAACTGCGCTACCTCTCGGTGCGCGTCGCCGACATCGGCACGCTGAACGAGCTCATGGACGACCAAGAGACGCCGATTCGTGACCTCCTTCAGCAGATGATAGACGTGCCGCTGTTCCGGCTCATCGCGGTGGTCGCGATGACGAACATCGGGAGCATCGTCGCCAGCGTCCTCTTCCCGTTCGTCGTGTTGCCGCTCATCGGCGGTCCCTTCGACAGCCTCGGCGCGGTCAGCGACGCGATGGTGCGGGGCGCACAGAACAGCGCGGACGCCATCTGGAGGCTGGTACAGTGA
- a CDS encoding acyl-CoA thioesterase translates to MTESARLMDSYTEMTELLLPNDTNNLGRALGGAVLHWMDICAAIASMRFSGRQCVTASMDHVDFIAPIEMGEVAVVEAFVFDVGQSSIDVKVEVRAEDPVEGTERKTTTSFFTFVALDDDGTPTAVPRLACETEAEEALRQDALDAHAEQR, encoded by the coding sequence ATGACCGAATCCGCACGCCTGATGGACTCCTACACGGAGATGACCGAGTTGCTGTTGCCCAACGATACGAACAACCTCGGCCGCGCGCTCGGTGGCGCGGTCCTGCACTGGATGGACATCTGCGCGGCCATCGCGTCGATGCGGTTCTCCGGCCGGCAGTGCGTCACCGCCTCCATGGACCACGTCGACTTCATCGCGCCCATCGAGATGGGCGAGGTCGCGGTCGTGGAGGCGTTCGTCTTCGACGTCGGGCAGTCCAGCATCGACGTGAAAGTCGAGGTGCGCGCCGAGGACCCCGTGGAGGGCACCGAGCGCAAGACCACGACGTCCTTCTTCACGTTCGTCGCGCTCGACGACGACGGCACGCCGACGGCGGTGCCGCGGCTGGCCTGCGAGACGGAGGCTGAGGAGGCGCTCCGGCAGGACGCCCTCGACGCCCACGCCGAACAGCGGTAG
- a CDS encoding histidine kinase N-terminal 7TM domain-containing protein: MVTLVDGLTAVLLVSIAASFAAALLAWRERPEPGASAIVLMLAGVVWWAAFLVFELQASTVARKILWSDVQWVGVVVIPVAWLLFALAYTGRDEYVRPQVVAVLAVVPAVTVVLAATSNAHDLLYRSTTVVSYGDLVLLERTGGPWYWVVAAYTYVLGALGFVPLLGLIRSNAVLFRGQSAALLFGSLTPWVTNILSVAGVLPLPEFDPTPIAFAVTGVAFLGAVTRFQLFDASPAPNWRARRLVFDRMDDAAIVVDSHGYVVDANESAQALLGRARRDAIGEPVASMLPSLGPLDADCRPEHVAIDVDGDETPFDVSITPVRDVRERLIGRVVTFHDVSRYLRQKQRLEVLNRAFRHNVRTDTQMILGYAGQLSPDTDEEREAVGIVEQRATRIAALGEKARVIVDLLEREEGPRVPVSLHELLDGRVQRLRTAYPAVTVGVSEYPANCTVPATLGPVVWNVLENAAEHNTSDDPHVEVEVEATDDRVELRVADDGPGVHASEYAALESGTETPLHHASGLGLWLIHWGTDIAGGRVTFADNEPTGTVVTLDVPRLD, encoded by the coding sequence GTGGTCACCCTCGTCGACGGCCTGACGGCCGTGCTACTGGTCAGCATCGCGGCCAGTTTCGCGGCCGCGTTGTTGGCGTGGCGGGAGCGCCCGGAGCCCGGTGCGTCCGCGATCGTCCTCATGCTCGCCGGGGTCGTCTGGTGGGCGGCGTTCCTCGTGTTCGAACTGCAGGCCTCGACGGTCGCCCGGAAGATACTCTGGTCGGACGTCCAGTGGGTCGGCGTCGTCGTCATCCCCGTCGCGTGGCTGCTGTTCGCGCTCGCGTACACGGGCCGCGACGAGTACGTCCGCCCGCAGGTGGTCGCCGTCCTCGCGGTCGTCCCCGCGGTGACCGTGGTGTTGGCGGCGACCAGCAACGCCCACGACCTGCTGTATCGCTCGACGACGGTGGTCTCCTACGGCGACCTCGTGTTGCTCGAACGCACGGGCGGCCCGTGGTACTGGGTGGTCGCGGCGTACACGTACGTCCTCGGCGCGCTCGGGTTCGTCCCGCTGCTGGGGCTGATTCGGAGCAACGCGGTGCTGTTCCGCGGGCAGAGCGCCGCCCTCCTGTTCGGGTCGCTGACGCCGTGGGTGACGAACATCCTCTCGGTCGCGGGCGTGCTCCCGCTCCCGGAGTTCGACCCGACGCCGATTGCGTTCGCCGTCACGGGCGTGGCGTTTCTCGGCGCCGTCACGCGGTTCCAGCTGTTCGACGCCAGCCCCGCGCCGAACTGGCGGGCGCGCCGGCTCGTCTTCGACCGGATGGACGACGCCGCAATCGTCGTGGACAGTCACGGCTACGTCGTGGACGCCAACGAGAGCGCGCAAGCGCTGCTGGGTCGCGCCCGCCGCGACGCAATCGGCGAGCCGGTGGCGTCGATGCTGCCGTCGCTGGGGCCGCTGGACGCCGACTGCCGCCCCGAACACGTCGCCATCGACGTGGACGGCGACGAGACGCCGTTCGACGTGTCGATAACGCCGGTGCGGGACGTCCGCGAGCGGCTCATCGGGCGCGTCGTCACGTTCCACGACGTCAGCCGGTACCTCCGACAGAAGCAGCGCCTCGAAGTGCTGAACCGCGCGTTCCGGCACAACGTCCGCACCGACACCCAGATGATTCTCGGGTACGCGGGCCAGCTGTCCCCGGACACCGACGAGGAGCGCGAGGCCGTGGGCATCGTCGAGCAGCGCGCGACCAGAATCGCGGCGCTCGGTGAGAAGGCCCGCGTCATCGTCGACCTGCTCGAACGCGAGGAGGGGCCGCGAGTGCCCGTGAGCCTCCACGAACTGCTCGACGGGCGCGTCCAGCGACTCCGCACCGCGTACCCGGCGGTGACCGTCGGCGTCTCGGAATATCCCGCGAACTGCACCGTGCCGGCGACGCTCGGCCCCGTCGTCTGGAACGTCCTGGAGAACGCCGCCGAGCACAACACGAGCGACGACCCGCACGTCGAGGTCGAGGTCGAAGCCACCGACGACCGCGTGGAGCTTCGCGTCGCGGACGACGGTCCCGGCGTCCACGCCAGCGAGTACGCCGCCCTCGAGAGCGGGACGGAGACGCCGCTGCACCACGCCAGCGGGCTCGGCCTGTGGCTGATTCACTGGGGGACGGACATCGCGGGCGGCCGCGTGACGTTCGCGGACAACGAGCCCACGGGTACCGTCGTCACGCTCGACGTGCCGCGGCTCGACTAG
- a CDS encoding UbiA family prenyltransferase — translation MVRKQDRRAVHPGDSTRFPAQLARLLAGAKQLWTVLLYSSAYLSVVTVVEVGIAMVVLSLPPSPAPAVVGLLTFAVYANDRIADADDDARDKPGQVAFVRRHENALYVAAAVAYGLAVSLAMLGGPLALALALLPGAFWVLYASDWLPRLGAGLRRLKDILVVNTAVVALAWSVSLTFLPLAFADRGVTPTVVVVFAYFFLRSFVDAELPNVSDRAGDADAGVRTLPVVVGLRGTRYVLYAVDVATAAVFAYAVAAGYLSVAVALALGAGLAYSLAVTSVLARYADRAWLTVAPELEYVVAGAALSVVALA, via the coding sequence ATGGTACGGAAACAAGACCGCCGGGCGGTTCACCCCGGCGACTCGACGCGGTTCCCCGCACAGCTCGCTCGCCTCCTCGCGGGCGCGAAACAACTCTGGACGGTCCTGCTGTACAGTTCGGCGTACCTCTCGGTTGTCACGGTCGTCGAGGTCGGCATCGCGATGGTCGTGCTGTCGCTGCCGCCGAGCCCCGCGCCCGCGGTGGTCGGCCTGCTCACGTTCGCCGTCTACGCCAACGACCGCATCGCCGACGCCGACGACGACGCCCGCGACAAGCCCGGGCAGGTCGCGTTCGTGCGCCGCCACGAGAACGCGCTGTACGTCGCCGCTGCGGTCGCGTACGGCCTCGCGGTCTCGCTGGCGATGCTCGGCGGGCCGCTGGCGCTGGCGCTGGCGCTGCTCCCGGGCGCGTTCTGGGTGCTGTACGCGAGCGACTGGCTGCCGCGGCTCGGCGCGGGCCTGCGCCGGCTGAAAGACATCCTCGTCGTCAACACCGCCGTCGTCGCGCTGGCCTGGTCGGTGTCGCTGACGTTCCTGCCGCTGGCGTTCGCCGACCGCGGCGTGACCCCCACCGTCGTGGTCGTGTTCGCGTACTTCTTCCTCCGGTCGTTCGTCGACGCCGAACTCCCGAACGTCAGCGACCGCGCGGGCGACGCGGACGCGGGCGTCCGCACGCTCCCCGTCGTGGTCGGCCTCCGAGGAACGCGGTACGTCCTCTACGCGGTCGACGTGGCCACCGCCGCGGTGTTCGCGTACGCCGTCGCCGCCGGCTACCTCTCGGTAGCGGTCGCGCTCGCGCTCGGCGCGGGGCTCGCGTACTCGCTGGCCGTCACGAGCGTGCTGGCGCGGTACGCCGACCGCGCGTGGCTGACTGTCGCGCCCGAACTCGAGTACGTCGTCGCCGGGGCGGCGCTCTCGGTGGTCGCGCTCGCGTAG